One Mesorhizobium loti genomic window carries:
- a CDS encoding ABC transporter, which produces MEVLRLQNLQKSFGSVRALKNASLTLREGEVVALLGDNGAGKSTLIKAISGVVPIDRGDIFVRGEKVSIRSTRDAMDLGIETIHQDTSLAPDLSIARNLFLGREPVNFGWLGVFAPLDLAKLRKAASELLKRVGISKKLDADALVSTLSGGERQSIAISRAMQFAAKVIILDEPTNNLGVEETHGVLRFVKEVRDAGHSVLLITHNIHHVFQVADRIIVMRRGEIVAEQIVADTDLLTVESIITGADMSALLKEARAK; this is translated from the coding sequence ATGGAAGTGCTGCGGCTGCAGAATTTGCAGAAATCCTTCGGCAGCGTGCGTGCGCTGAAGAATGCCTCGCTGACACTCAGGGAAGGCGAAGTGGTGGCGCTGCTCGGCGACAATGGCGCCGGCAAATCGACGCTGATCAAGGCGATCTCGGGCGTGGTCCCCATCGACCGGGGCGACATCTTTGTGCGCGGCGAAAAAGTTTCGATCCGCTCGACCCGCGATGCGATGGACCTCGGCATCGAGACCATCCACCAGGACACGTCGCTGGCGCCGGATCTTAGCATCGCCCGCAATCTTTTCCTCGGCCGCGAGCCGGTCAATTTCGGCTGGCTCGGCGTGTTCGCGCCGCTCGATCTGGCGAAGTTGCGCAAGGCTGCTTCCGAACTGCTCAAGCGTGTCGGCATCTCGAAGAAGCTCGACGCCGATGCGCTGGTCTCGACGCTGTCGGGCGGCGAGCGCCAGTCGATCGCCATTTCGCGCGCCATGCAGTTCGCCGCCAAGGTGATCATCCTCGACGAGCCGACAAACAATCTCGGCGTCGAGGAAACCCATGGCGTGCTGCGCTTCGTCAAGGAGGTGCGCGATGCCGGCCATTCGGTGCTGCTCATCACCCACAACATCCATCACGTGTTTCAGGTCGCCGACCGCATCATCGTCATGCGCCGCGGCGAGATCGTCGCCGAGCAGATCGTCGCCGACACCGACCTCCTAACCGTGGAAAGCATCATCACCGGCGCCGATATGTCGGCCTTGCTCAAGGAGGCGAGGGCAAAGTGA
- a CDS encoding inner-membrane translocator — MPVGKRRSSLIRSPQFSSLVILIVLLAVFAIADRNFLSPLNISNMMAFLPELGIIALGMTLLLTAGEFDLSVGAVFGLAPVVVMLLVQNAGWDIGVALLAGLLLCIAIGAINGLIVTKIGISSFLVTLSMLLVVRGAALYITQGFPLKSWDQPGFFVTLLAGSFNVGSFRFYTSLWWFIGLSLFAIYILRYAKLGNWISAIGSNRNAAVARGVPADAVKIWLFIATSVLAGLAGMISAFRISAASPVAGTGYELEVIAMVVVGGTALTGGRGTILGTIVGALMLRAIRNGIVLIGVPGLAYNIFVGLIILAMLILHALLQKNAARS; from the coding sequence ATGCCTGTCGGGAAACGCAGATCGAGCCTGATACGCTCGCCGCAATTCTCCTCGCTCGTCATCCTCATTGTCCTGCTGGCTGTGTTCGCCATCGCCGACCGCAATTTCCTGTCGCCGCTCAACATCTCCAACATGATGGCGTTCCTGCCCGAGCTCGGCATCATCGCGCTCGGCATGACGCTGCTTTTGACGGCGGGCGAATTCGATCTCTCCGTCGGCGCGGTGTTCGGCCTGGCGCCGGTGGTGGTGATGCTTCTGGTGCAGAACGCCGGCTGGGATATCGGCGTCGCCCTTCTGGCCGGCCTTCTCCTTTGCATCGCGATCGGCGCGATCAACGGGCTGATCGTCACCAAGATCGGCATCTCGTCCTTCCTGGTGACGCTGTCGATGCTGCTCGTCGTGCGCGGCGCGGCCCTCTACATCACGCAAGGGTTTCCGCTGAAATCCTGGGACCAGCCCGGCTTTTTCGTGACGCTGCTTGCAGGCAGCTTCAATGTCGGTTCGTTCCGCTTCTACACCTCGCTGTGGTGGTTCATCGGCCTGTCGCTGTTTGCCATCTACATCCTGCGCTACGCCAAGCTCGGCAACTGGATCAGCGCCATCGGCAGCAATCGCAACGCGGCGGTGGCGCGCGGCGTGCCGGCGGACGCCGTCAAGATCTGGTTGTTCATCGCGACCTCGGTGCTGGCCGGGCTTGCCGGCATGATCAGCGCCTTCCGCATATCGGCCGCTTCACCGGTGGCCGGCACCGGCTACGAGCTGGAAGTGATCGCCATGGTGGTGGTCGGCGGCACGGCGCTAACCGGCGGGCGCGGCACCATCCTCGGCACCATTGTCGGCGCGCTGATGCTGCGCGCCATCCGCAACGGCATCGTGCTGATCGGTGTGCCGGGGCTCGCCTACAACATCTTCGTCGGCCTCATCATCCTGGCCATGCTCATCCTGCACGCTCTGCTGCAGAAGAACGCCGCAAGGAGCTGA
- a CDS encoding ABC-type sugar transport system, periplasmic component: MLKFAWKLAAAATVLAGVALGSAAQAQDGQKTFYLLSHGGPSDAFWIDWNAGATKACDQLKVTCKISFSGGDMAAQKEAFNSALAAKPDGIATTSAQPGLWTEEVKAAKAAGIPIVFFNTDDPATGRQAYVGADLKEAGAIWAKYLVDHKMVKQGDKVFLPVEVPGASYQQLETEGIASVFDPLGIKYDVVDCGTDPAGIIAKMTDYMVANNPPAIIALGDSVAASVKRVFDGASVPAGKIPVVGWGNSKETAQAVKDGFVNAAAWQYPSAQGFMPVALLGLAASGEPIGYDIHTFGLYDASSVDPILKLYDKK; this comes from the coding sequence ATGTTGAAATTCGCTTGGAAATTGGCGGCCGCCGCAACGGTGCTCGCTGGCGTGGCGCTTGGTTCGGCCGCGCAGGCGCAGGACGGCCAGAAGACGTTTTACCTGCTGTCGCATGGCGGACCTTCCGATGCCTTCTGGATCGACTGGAACGCCGGTGCCACCAAGGCCTGCGACCAGCTCAAGGTGACCTGCAAGATCTCCTTCAGCGGCGGCGACATGGCGGCGCAGAAGGAGGCCTTCAATTCAGCATTGGCGGCCAAGCCCGACGGCATCGCCACCACCTCGGCGCAGCCGGGTCTGTGGACCGAGGAAGTGAAGGCGGCGAAGGCCGCCGGCATTCCGATCGTGTTCTTCAACACCGACGATCCAGCGACGGGCCGCCAGGCCTATGTCGGCGCCGACCTCAAGGAGGCCGGCGCGATCTGGGCGAAATATCTCGTCGACCACAAGATGGTGAAGCAGGGCGACAAGGTGTTCCTGCCAGTCGAGGTTCCCGGCGCCAGCTATCAGCAGCTGGAAACCGAAGGCATTGCCAGCGTTTTCGATCCGTTGGGGATCAAATATGACGTCGTCGATTGCGGCACCGATCCGGCTGGCATCATCGCCAAGATGACCGACTATATGGTCGCCAACAATCCGCCGGCGATCATTGCGCTGGGCGATTCCGTGGCGGCCAGCGTCAAGCGGGTGTTCGACGGCGCCAGCGTGCCGGCCGGCAAGATCCCGGTCGTCGGCTGGGGCAACTCCAAGGAGACGGCGCAGGCCGTCAAGGACGGCTTCGTCAACGCCGCCGCCTGGCAGTATCCGTCGGCGCAAGGCTTCATGCCGGTGGCGCTGCTCGGGCTTGCTGCTTCGGGCGAACCGATTGGCTATGACATTCACACGTTCGGTCTCTACGACGCCTCGAGCGTCGACCCGATCCTGAAGCTTTACGACAAGAAGTGA
- a CDS encoding xylose isomerase domain-containing protein, with protein MMQAGIFTGYFPYGLEETAKKIRGLGFNTVQLDLHFRDVDLSAGQITKDKAKKVRDVFRDHNLPVCCVSGYTNIIHPDKAERDRRVGYLKEIIRNARHFGSPYVISETGTYNTESDWVHHPKNKTEEGFEECRKVIADLAQTAYDHGAVFLLETYVNNVVGSVEETVKMFAQVDHPGLGLLMDPTNYFETHNIDRMDQILNQVFDTLTDKIKIAHAKDVKRSGDDKSEKHADIGDADAMESHTFRGVGEIELPAPGLGALNYDLYLKRLAEKHPNIPVIIEHLSEDDVPRAKKFLDGKFRANGL; from the coding sequence ATTTTCACGGGCTATTTCCCGTACGGCCTCGAAGAGACGGCGAAGAAGATCCGCGGCCTCGGTTTCAACACGGTGCAGCTCGACTTGCACTTTAGGGATGTCGACCTGTCGGCCGGGCAGATCACCAAGGACAAGGCGAAGAAGGTGCGCGACGTCTTCCGCGACCACAATCTGCCGGTCTGCTGCGTGTCGGGCTACACCAACATCATCCATCCCGACAAGGCCGAGCGTGACAGGCGCGTCGGCTATCTAAAGGAGATCATCCGCAACGCCCGCCATTTCGGCTCGCCTTACGTGATCTCGGAGACCGGCACCTACAACACCGAGTCCGACTGGGTGCATCACCCCAAGAACAAGACCGAGGAAGGGTTCGAGGAATGCCGCAAGGTGATCGCGGACCTCGCCCAGACGGCCTATGACCACGGTGCGGTGTTCCTGCTCGAGACCTACGTCAACAACGTCGTCGGCTCGGTCGAGGAAACGGTGAAGATGTTCGCGCAGGTCGACCATCCCGGCCTTGGCCTGCTTATGGATCCGACCAACTATTTCGAGACCCACAACATCGACAGGATGGACCAGATCCTGAACCAGGTGTTCGACACGCTGACCGACAAGATCAAGATCGCGCACGCCAAGGACGTCAAGCGCTCGGGTGACGACAAGTCCGAGAAGCATGCCGATATCGGCGACGCCGATGCGATGGAAAGCCACACCTTCCGCGGTGTCGGCGAGATCGAACTGCCGGCGCCGGGCCTCGGCGCGCTGAACTACGATCTCTACCTCAAGCGGCTGGCGGAAAAGCACCCGAACATCCCGGTCATCATCGAGCATCTGTCGGAAGACGACGTGCCGCGCGCCAAAAAATTCCTCGACGGGAAGTTCCGCGCCAACGGGCTTTGA